The Sus scrofa isolate TJ Tabasco breed Duroc chromosome X, Sscrofa11.1, whole genome shotgun sequence genome has a segment encoding these proteins:
- the PLAC1 gene encoding placenta-specific protein 1: MRASEWMRGLVVLASLFSACSGQNPMTVLCSIDWLMVTVHPFLLNNDVYVHFHELHLGLGCPPNHIQPHAYRFTYRVTECGIRAKAVSQDMVLYSTEMYYASKGTSSKYVIPVSCTAPQRSPWLTRPCSRKAAGEGAPAAAAGEPCYDVFTLSQAGRRPTCHCPPYVFSAGGRT, from the coding sequence ATGAGAGCTTCCGAGTGGATGCGGGGGCTGGTGGTCCTCGCCTCTCTGTTTTCGGCCTGTTCCGGACAGAACCCAATGACCGTGCTGTGCTCCATAGACTGGCTCATGGTCACGGTTCACCCCTTCCTGCTGAACAATGACGTGTATGTGCACTTTCACGAGTTGCACTTGGGCCTGGGTTGCCCTCCCAACCACATCCAGCCCCACGCCTACCGGTTCACCTACCGCGTGACGGAATGTGGCATCCGGGCCAAGGCCGTCTCGCAGGACATGGTTCTCTACAGCACCGAGATGTACTACGCGTCCAAGGGCACCTCGTCCAAGTACGTGATCCCGGTGTCCTGCACCGCCCCGCAGCGCTCCCCGTGGCTCACCAGGCCCTGCTCCAGGAAAGCGGCCGGCGAGGGAGCGCCCGCGGCCGCGGCGGGGGAGCCCTGCTACGACGTGTTCACCTTGTCTCAGGCCGGCCGAAGGCCCACCTGCCACTGTCCGCCCTATGTCTTCAGCGCAGGCGGGCGTACTTAG